A part of Dehalogenimonas sp. W genomic DNA contains:
- a CDS encoding deoxyuridine 5'-triphosphate nucleotidohydrolase, producing MTALAKTELLQLIQGTPPLLTDYPDLEAQLQPNGVDLTLKEVFSIKGQGVIPVSNTGRELSTLTPLTYDDTGRIHLPPGNYLITYNEVVSLPKNVMALGRARSSLLRCGTAIHTAVWDAGYSGRSQSLMVVYNRDGITFERNARLMQLVFFRLSGTTEGYEGIYQNENTIRY from the coding sequence ATGACAGCCTTAGCGAAAACGGAATTACTCCAGCTTATCCAGGGCACGCCGCCGCTCCTGACGGATTACCCTGATCTGGAAGCCCAGTTGCAGCCCAATGGTGTAGACCTGACTTTGAAAGAGGTTTTCAGTATTAAAGGCCAGGGAGTTATCCCGGTCAGCAACACCGGCCGGGAACTATCCACTTTGACCCCATTAACCTACGACGATACCGGTCGCATCCACCTGCCCCCGGGGAATTACCTGATCACTTATAATGAGGTCGTCAGCCTGCCTAAAAATGTTATGGCCCTGGGCCGCGCCCGCTCCAGCCTGCTGCGCTGCGGCACCGCCATCCACACCGCCGTCTGGGACGCCGGATATTCGGGGCGTTCTCAGTCACTGATGGTGGTTTATAACCGGGACGGTATTACCTTTGAGCGAAACGCCCGGTTGATGCAGCTGGTGTTCTTCCGGCTATCCGGCACCACCGAAGGTTATGAAGGCATTTATCAGAACGAAAACACCATCCGTTACTAA
- a CDS encoding Smr/MutS family protein, with the protein MGRKKPRKSQTAPVAGHPSPGAAEFAPEIDLHALTVMEALDKLDEFIHDAFQAGHYRVRVNHGKGTGVLKLEVGRYLAGHPLVISHRQADVWHGGSGVTEADLSYR; encoded by the coding sequence ATGGGCCGTAAAAAACCACGAAAAAGCCAGACTGCTCCGGTTGCCGGCCACCCGTCACCGGGGGCTGCTGAATTTGCGCCGGAGATTGACCTGCATGCTCTGACGGTGATGGAGGCGCTGGATAAACTGGATGAGTTCATCCATGATGCTTTTCAAGCCGGGCATTACCGGGTGCGCGTGAATCACGGCAAGGGCACCGGGGTGTTAAAACTGGAGGTCGGCCGTTATCTGGCCGGGCATCCGCTGGTTATCAGCCACCGCCAGGCAGACGTTTGGCACGGCGGGTCGGGCGTCACTGAAGCTGACCTAAGTTACCGATAG